The stretch of DNA CGAAAGCCTTGTCCCCGAGATCTCTCCTCCGGTAAACCCAGCCCCTGACTCGCACCTCTGCGCCGGGCTGAAGCTTTAAAGCCTCACTGATCGGCAAGATGCCTGTGCCTGTCATAAACCGCATCAAGGAGACCCTATTCACGCTTGCTACAAAAACTTTGCTTAAGATCTACCTCACCCCTCAGAAGCTCCAGGAATTCCAGGGGCTCCGCCTTCTACTACTCCCGGGTTGCTTCCCCCCGCTCAGGACCGTCACCACCGAGCTGCTCTCGATCGCATTCACCGCGATCCCGCTAAGCGCCGGGCGCGCGGTGGACGTCGGGTGCGGTCCGGGTAGCCTCACGCTTCTCCTTGCTGGGAAGGGCTTCTACGCTGTCGGGACCGACGTCTCAGTTACGTGTCTAAAGGCGGCTAGGGTGAACGCGATCCGCAACGGGGTCTACAGCCTGACCGACTTCGTGGCGTGCGACGCGGGGAGCTGCCTGAGGAGTGGGTCGGCGGACGTCTGCGTGACGAACCCTCCCTTTCTGCCCTACGAGCGGAAAGACGACAGAGACCTGCCCCTCGCGGGCGGCAGAGAGCTTGAGGTCTTCAAAGCAATGGTGAGGGATTGCTACCGCGTCGCGAAGAAGAGGGGCTGGGCTCTCTTCGCGGTGAGCGACCTAGCCTCCGGGAAGCCGCCCCACAGTCTTGGAGTTGTTCTGGCGAGGGGCAGGGGCTTGGGGGACAACATCTACGTCGTGTTGCTCAAACCAGGGGCTTACCGCTCCTCTGAGAGCGCTCAGCCCTGAGCTTCAAGGTCAACGCTTCCCCTAGCACCCTCTCGGCTCTCCTGCGCGAGAGGATTCTGTTGTTGTTACCGCAGTAGGGGGAGAATATGCACCTGGGGCACCCGTCCTCACAGGTGCAGCGCGATACAATGTCGAAAGCCTTTCTGAGCGCCTCTTCAAGCCTGTGGTAGAGCGCTTTTGTCACGCCTGACCCGCCGGGAAAGCTATCGTAGATGAAT from Infirmifilum sp. NZ encodes:
- a CDS encoding class I SAM-dependent methyltransferase, with the protein product MPVINRIKETLFTLATKTLLKIYLTPQKLQEFQGLRLLLLPGCFPPLRTVTTELLSIAFTAIPLSAGRAVDVGCGPGSLTLLLAGKGFYAVGTDVSVTCLKAARVNAIRNGVYSLTDFVACDAGSCLRSGSADVCVTNPPFLPYERKDDRDLPLAGGRELEVFKAMVRDCYRVAKKRGWALFAVSDLASGKPPHSLGVVLARGRGLGDNIYVVLLKPGAYRSSESAQP